From Solibacillus isronensis, the proteins below share one genomic window:
- a CDS encoding ABC transporter ATP-binding protein has protein sequence MVLQVNELEMKYKSKQVLDNITFSIGTGEIIGIVGPNGAGKSSLMRSVLGLEKINKGTVHINNISNSNPEFFKYISFLPSDNYLYMQLTGYDHLSFVANIYHIQQKEIEDVIELIGIRSYVHQPVKSYSYGMRQHLLIALSILTKPLIILMDEPFNGLDPTSIIELKQLIEVLHAKGISIVISTHNLDLLEDLTETIWFIKEGKLYTNPLHSNKKVQYEIKYSYHSDLPQVMKKSHLPYKIKGDLLITDAAFAIETYLQWLLKNSVQIQSVNPINRNLEEMYRDFYNL, from the coding sequence ATGGTATTGCAGGTGAACGAACTTGAAATGAAATACAAAAGTAAACAGGTGCTGGATAATATTACGTTTTCTATCGGTACCGGTGAAATAATAGGTATTGTAGGGCCGAATGGGGCAGGGAAATCTTCATTAATGCGCTCGGTATTAGGATTGGAAAAGATTAATAAGGGCACTGTCCATATAAACAATATTTCCAACAGCAACCCTGAATTCTTTAAATATATTTCCTTCTTGCCAAGTGATAATTACTTGTATATGCAGTTAACCGGTTATGATCATCTGTCGTTTGTGGCTAATATTTACCATATACAGCAAAAAGAAATAGAAGATGTCATAGAGTTGATCGGCATCCGCTCGTATGTGCATCAGCCCGTCAAATCTTATTCTTACGGGATGCGCCAACATTTGCTGATCGCGTTAAGTATATTGACAAAGCCGCTCATTATTTTAATGGATGAACCTTTTAATGGACTGGACCCGACGAGCATTATTGAATTAAAACAATTGATTGAAGTGCTACATGCAAAAGGAATCAGTATCGTCATTTCGACGCATAACCTGGATTTACTGGAAGATTTGACGGAGACAATCTGGTTCATTAAAGAAGGAAAGCTTTACACAAATCCATTGCATTCAAATAAGAAAGTACAATACGAAATTAAGTATTCATATCATAGTGATCTTCCCCAAGTAATGAAAAAGAGCCATCTTCCTTATAAAATTAAAGGTGATTTACTCATTACAGATGCTGCATTTGCGATTGAAACCTATCTTCAATGGTTATTAAAAAATAGTGTGCAAATCCAATCTGTGAATCCGATCAACCGGAACTTGGAAGAAATGTATCGTGATTTTTATAATCTATAA
- a CDS encoding helix-turn-helix domain-containing protein: MNNYGHVIKEIRVGKGYSQQYVSEKICSQGNYSKFEKGENREIKFSILKEFLGRLEMSYEEFEYISNNYEMHDRQRIMKKFYNQTYNSENALLLMIKECAAYLQQNPNDNLIMNIQTVMEGMLVLARSSDFVLASETISPIWNDLSQRNTLYLPDIYLLNAILFVFPISTATEIKEFAFRHIDKYNGFQNINKLKINFLINLSLINIKGKDFETALHLLNDASSKCKSEQLFINLSICYVRKGVCLNNLNGADEGFIEKGLTLLQHLEQAELVKMLEKEIKSNLIVK; this comes from the coding sequence ATGAATAATTACGGGCATGTTATAAAAGAAATCAGGGTTGGTAAAGGGTATTCACAACAGTATGTCAGCGAAAAAATATGCTCACAGGGCAACTACTCAAAGTTTGAAAAAGGAGAAAACAGAGAAATTAAGTTTTCGATATTGAAGGAATTTTTGGGGCGTCTTGAAATGTCCTATGAAGAGTTTGAATACATAAGCAACAATTATGAAATGCATGACCGTCAAAGGATTATGAAGAAGTTTTACAATCAAACATATAATTCCGAAAATGCCCTGCTCCTAATGATTAAAGAATGCGCAGCTTATTTACAGCAAAATCCGAATGACAATTTAATCATGAATATTCAAACTGTAATGGAAGGCATGCTCGTTTTGGCAAGATCCAGTGATTTTGTACTGGCTTCTGAAACAATATCTCCTATATGGAACGATCTCTCACAACGAAATACACTGTACTTACCTGATATTTATTTGCTGAATGCCATTTTATTTGTTTTTCCGATTTCTACTGCAACCGAAATAAAAGAATTTGCATTTCGCCATATCGATAAGTACAACGGATTTCAAAATATTAATAAGTTAAAAATAAACTTTCTGATCAATTTGTCGCTTATTAATATTAAAGGAAAAGACTTTGAAACCGCACTACATCTATTGAATGATGCAAGCAGTAAGTGTAAATCGGAGCAGCTTTTTATTAACCTGTCGATCTGTTACGTGAGAAAAGGCGTTTGCCTAAATAATTTAAACGGAGCAGATGAAGGTTTTATTGAAAAGGGTTTAACGCTACTTCAACATTTAGAACAAGCAGAACTAGTGAAAATGTTGGAGAAGGAAATTAAAAGTAATTTAATCGTTAAATAA
- a CDS encoding DUF1835 domain-containing protein produces MFNELNAVIDQLEGKERKALLMQIFLRMQVVEERNGYSEEQFFLDIKNTYNNLLEYKKNQANVEPVQYQATHIVFGDSPSGSLKFALKKLGLSHQERIITFSDLFSIGPIWNLHNLQGISNRSKWFRNHIIIDDEDLYHHEEHFKQTIVDLQQTPNDHPIIIWAGENAHEQTGLRFVLYLLKEKANDIHIIHTNEAYKTYFDRPDIDFTPLNMGELSSDQLMEIYENEKKGHLLTQAERKTLEDEWKQLCQTNDVLRIWENQKIKSVPENFYDTYIINTVKKLHQNKQNKEFIKSARIIGEVMGHLDQYIGDHFLEYRVRRLIVDGVFDLEGVPKAMRYYSIKIR; encoded by the coding sequence TTGTTTAATGAATTGAACGCTGTTATTGATCAATTAGAAGGCAAAGAACGGAAAGCCTTATTAATGCAAATCTTTTTACGGATGCAAGTAGTCGAAGAAAGAAATGGTTATTCAGAGGAGCAATTCTTTTTAGATATTAAAAATACATATAACAACCTGTTGGAGTACAAAAAGAATCAAGCAAACGTTGAGCCTGTACAATATCAAGCAACACATATTGTCTTCGGGGACTCGCCATCAGGCAGCCTGAAATTTGCTTTAAAAAAGTTAGGGCTAAGTCATCAGGAAAGGATTATTACGTTTTCCGATTTGTTTTCTATTGGTCCCATTTGGAACTTACATAACTTACAAGGTATTTCGAATCGATCTAAATGGTTTAGAAATCATATCATTATTGATGATGAGGATCTCTATCATCACGAAGAACATTTTAAACAAACGATTGTAGACCTTCAACAAACGCCAAATGATCACCCAATTATTATTTGGGCGGGGGAAAATGCACATGAACAAACAGGTTTACGGTTTGTACTTTATTTATTAAAAGAGAAGGCAAACGATATCCATATCATTCATACTAATGAAGCATATAAAACTTATTTTGATCGACCCGATATCGATTTTACGCCGTTAAATATGGGGGAACTGTCATCAGATCAATTAATGGAAATTTACGAAAACGAGAAAAAGGGTCATCTATTGACGCAAGCGGAACGTAAAACTTTAGAAGATGAATGGAAGCAGCTTTGTCAAACTAATGATGTTTTACGAATCTGGGAAAATCAAAAGATAAAAAGTGTTCCTGAAAATTTTTATGATACTTACATTATCAATACAGTGAAGAAACTTCATCAAAATAAACAGAATAAGGAATTTATAAAATCAGCCAGAATTATCGGAGAAGTAATGGGTCATTTAGATCAATATATTGGTGACCATTTTTTGGAATATCGTGTCAGACGTTTAATTGTCGATGGTGTATTTGATTTGGAAGGTGTACCAAAGGCAATGCGTTACTATAGCATAAAAATTCGGTGA
- a CDS encoding cold-shock protein — MTQGTVKWFNAEKGFGFIEVEGGNDVFAHFSAIQGDGFKSLDEGQKVEFEIEDGQRGPQATNIVKL; from the coding sequence ATGACACAAGGTACAGTAAAATGGTTTAACGCAGAAAAAGGTTTTGGATTTATCGAAGTTGAAGGCGGAAACGACGTATTCGCTCACTTCTCAGCAATCCAAGGCGACGGTTTCAAATCTTTAGACGAAGGTCAAAAAGTTGAATTTGAAATCGAAGACGGTCAACGTGGCCCACAAGCTACAAACATCGTAAAACTTTAA
- a CDS encoding DedA family protein → MIEFFKGFGYFGVLLALCFEFIPAEVILPMAGFWIAQGEYKYWLMVLAGTVGGTIGPLTLYAVGRYGGRPIVLKYGKFFLINEKQVNASDKFFAKYGAGVAFFGRFMPIVRTAISVPCGMTKMNVWKFTIYTFLAMFPITALYVYLGIKLGENWEQAGELFKQYLQPFVIIIIILAVIYAIYKYRVKLLERKMNLPNKK, encoded by the coding sequence ATGATTGAGTTTTTTAAAGGGTTTGGCTATTTTGGTGTACTGTTGGCACTTTGCTTTGAGTTTATCCCAGCAGAAGTTATATTACCGATGGCCGGATTTTGGATTGCTCAAGGGGAGTATAAATATTGGTTAATGGTGCTTGCCGGAACGGTAGGCGGAACAATTGGACCGTTGACATTATATGCGGTAGGGCGTTATGGTGGTCGCCCAATCGTCCTGAAATACGGGAAGTTCTTCTTGATTAATGAAAAGCAAGTGAATGCATCGGACAAGTTTTTCGCAAAATATGGTGCGGGTGTCGCATTTTTCGGCCGCTTTATGCCGATTGTTCGTACCGCAATTTCGGTTCCGTGCGGGATGACGAAAATGAATGTATGGAAGTTTACGATCTATACATTTTTAGCGATGTTCCCAATTACCGCGCTTTATGTTTATTTAGGCATTAAGCTAGGGGAAAACTGGGAGCAGGCAGGAGAACTGTTTAAACAGTACTTGCAGCCGTTTGTCATCATCATCATTATTTTGGCAGTAATTTATGCGATTTATAAATATCGCGTAAAGTTATTAGAGCGTAAAATGAACTTACCTAATAAAAAATAA
- a CDS encoding LysE family transporter yields MSLYFAYVMIGLAIAMPVGAITVEMTKQGLKNGFMHGWAVGLGGMTIDLALIIALYLGVAKFLSLAYIQLPLWLIGAAFLFILAFDSIKNADKDIALAGEKANKSFLSTYRNGLLVAVSPGNLVFWISVFGAVLADSYAGKGANQFLIVALGILSGILLHDIGLLTIVSLTRKVMNRAMIKWTSIIAGLLLFGFGCYFIYEFIHDLKALI; encoded by the coding sequence ATGAGTTTATATTTTGCGTATGTCATGATTGGCCTTGCCATTGCAATGCCCGTTGGAGCCATTACAGTCGAAATGACGAAACAGGGTTTGAAAAATGGGTTTATGCACGGTTGGGCAGTAGGGCTTGGCGGAATGACAATTGATCTAGCTTTAATCATTGCCTTGTATTTGGGGGTGGCTAAATTTTTGTCGCTGGCTTATATTCAGCTACCGCTTTGGTTAATAGGAGCCGCCTTTTTATTTATTTTGGCTTTCGATTCAATTAAAAATGCTGATAAAGATATTGCGTTAGCTGGTGAGAAAGCGAATAAATCCTTTCTGTCAACATACCGCAATGGTTTATTAGTTGCTGTTTCACCAGGTAATCTCGTTTTCTGGATTTCTGTTTTTGGAGCAGTTTTGGCCGACTCTTATGCAGGAAAAGGGGCCAATCAATTTTTGATTGTTGCACTAGGCATTTTATCGGGTATTTTACTGCATGATATTGGTCTTTTAACAATTGTTTCACTTACAAGGAAAGTCATGAACCGAGCGATGATTAAATGGACTTCCATTATTGCAGGCTTATTATTATTCGGGTTTGGCTGTTACTTTATATATGAATTTATTCATGATTTAAAAGCATTAATTTAA
- a CDS encoding DUF4256 domain-containing protein, translating to MAAKKVLTNEQQEQLLTTLKARFLQHMERHPNIDWENVQTKLEANPVKLWSLNEMERTEGEPDVVAYNQETDTYTFMDCSAESPKGRRSICYDQEALDARKKNKPEDSAMNMASSMGIEILTEVEYRSLQQLGKFDLKTSSWVLTPPDIRKLGGAIFCDRRYETVFMYHNGADSYYGARGFRGSLTV from the coding sequence ATGGCAGCTAAAAAAGTATTAACAAACGAACAGCAAGAACAGCTTCTTACAACATTGAAAGCACGCTTTTTACAGCATATGGAGCGTCATCCGAATATCGATTGGGAAAATGTGCAGACAAAGCTCGAAGCAAATCCGGTAAAACTATGGTCTCTTAATGAAATGGAACGTACAGAAGGTGAGCCTGATGTCGTTGCATATAACCAGGAAACGGACACATACACTTTTATGGATTGCTCAGCTGAAAGCCCTAAAGGACGCAGAAGTATTTGTTATGACCAGGAAGCATTAGATGCGCGTAAAAAGAACAAACCGGAAGACAGTGCAATGAATATGGCGTCTTCAATGGGAATTGAAATTTTAACGGAAGTCGAATACCGCTCATTGCAGCAACTTGGGAAATTCGATTTAAAAACATCAAGCTGGGTTTTGACACCACCGGATATCCGTAAACTTGGCGGAGCAATTTTCTGCGACCGTCGATATGAGACGGTTTTCATGTACCATAATGGCGCAGATTCGTACTACGGTGCCCGAGGATTTAGAGGCTCTCTTACTGTTTAG
- a CDS encoding GNAT family N-acetyltransferase produces MFPKLETERLVLREILPADVEAIYSIFSSDEVTKYYGLDTFKTMEQAEMLIQAFTSNFQSEKGIRWGIERKGVQGLIGTIGFNSWSKAHRRAEVGYEIHPEFWRNGYASEAVAKIVEHGFQEMELTRIGAIVFVENDGSSQLLMKQGFEKEGILREYMYQNNEAFDVIMLAKFNRQNGGDE; encoded by the coding sequence ATGTTTCCAAAATTAGAAACCGAACGACTCGTTTTAAGAGAAATTCTACCTGCCGATGTAGAAGCGATCTATTCAATTTTTTCAAGCGATGAGGTAACAAAATACTATGGATTGGACACATTTAAAACAATGGAACAGGCAGAAATGTTAATACAGGCATTTACTAGTAATTTTCAATCTGAAAAAGGAATACGCTGGGGAATTGAGAGGAAGGGCGTTCAGGGGTTAATCGGTACAATTGGCTTTAACTCATGGTCAAAAGCACATCGACGTGCAGAAGTTGGATATGAAATTCATCCAGAATTTTGGCGTAATGGCTATGCATCAGAAGCAGTAGCTAAAATCGTTGAACATGGATTTCAAGAGATGGAGTTAACAAGAATCGGTGCCATCGTTTTTGTTGAAAATGATGGTTCCAGTCAATTATTGATGAAACAGGGATTTGAAAAGGAAGGCATTTTAAGAGAGTATATGTACCAAAATAACGAGGCTTTCGATGTAATTATGTTAGCAAAGTTTAATCGGCAAAATGGAGGAGATGAATAA
- the abc-f gene encoding ribosomal protection-like ABC-F family protein produces the protein MENLSFELKNIHVQFLDKDVLTIPQLAIYQFDRIGIVGKNGAGKSTLLKLLTGQLIPQQGNVNAHVDYYYFEQTSPAVTQDNIDIALAHKLKAVDPHSGGEQTRLKLTQAFSHYYEAMLFDEPTTHLDQDGIRFLQEQLRYYYGAVVIVSHDRNLLDSVVTSIWEVNDGHVTVYSGNYSDYAAQKEREKQEQAAAHEKYVREKAHLEKAVAEKMKKAEKITEAKKMSKKETKAKANRMFETKSKGTSQKSVYRSAKAMEKRIEQLSVVEKVKENLPLHFKQSKALELHNKVPIMMQDLTLAIGKKILLNQCQLQIRLQEKIAITGPNGSGKSTLLQAIVGKHPNIDLSPKVKIGHFSQLAYQNLPHETVWGFIKTRSEYSDAFIRTILHQMQFEQNDLQKRITVLSGGERIRLLLSQLFLGQYNILLLDEPTNFLDIATKEALANFIRGYDGTILFVSHDDYFVKQVATRIIEIKDTALIEV, from the coding sequence ATGGAAAACTTAAGCTTTGAACTGAAAAATATACATGTACAATTTTTAGATAAGGATGTCCTTACAATCCCGCAGCTGGCCATTTATCAATTTGACCGCATTGGGATTGTCGGTAAAAATGGTGCCGGTAAAAGTACTTTATTAAAATTATTAACCGGTCAGCTCATTCCACAACAAGGGAATGTAAACGCACATGTTGATTATTACTATTTTGAACAAACATCCCCTGCCGTTACACAGGACAATATTGATATTGCGCTAGCCCATAAATTGAAGGCTGTCGATCCTCATAGCGGTGGTGAACAAACGAGGTTGAAGTTAACACAGGCATTCAGCCATTACTACGAGGCAATGCTTTTCGATGAACCGACAACGCACTTAGATCAGGACGGCATACGATTTTTGCAGGAGCAACTCCGCTATTATTACGGAGCAGTCGTCATAGTTAGTCATGATCGAAACTTGTTGGATAGCGTCGTTACGTCAATCTGGGAAGTCAATGATGGGCATGTTACGGTCTATAGCGGGAATTATTCCGATTATGCAGCGCAAAAAGAACGGGAAAAACAGGAGCAAGCTGCTGCCCATGAAAAATATGTTCGCGAAAAGGCACATCTGGAGAAGGCTGTTGCTGAAAAAATGAAAAAAGCCGAAAAAATTACCGAGGCTAAGAAGATGTCGAAAAAAGAAACGAAGGCCAAAGCGAATCGTATGTTTGAAACAAAATCTAAAGGAACGAGTCAAAAATCGGTTTACCGCTCGGCTAAAGCAATGGAAAAACGGATTGAACAGCTTTCTGTTGTCGAAAAAGTAAAAGAAAACTTGCCACTTCACTTCAAACAATCGAAAGCACTGGAACTTCATAATAAAGTGCCGATTATGATGCAAGATCTTACTTTAGCAATCGGAAAGAAGATCCTTTTAAATCAATGCCAGCTTCAAATTCGGCTACAGGAAAAAATAGCTATAACAGGTCCGAACGGCAGCGGAAAATCAACATTGCTTCAGGCGATTGTCGGAAAGCATCCAAATATAGATCTTTCACCGAAAGTAAAAATCGGTCACTTTTCACAGCTTGCTTATCAAAACTTACCGCATGAGACCGTTTGGGGTTTTATAAAAACACGAAGCGAATACAGCGATGCGTTTATTCGCACTATTTTGCATCAAATGCAGTTTGAACAGAATGATTTACAAAAGCGGATCACTGTTTTAAGCGGCGGTGAACGGATTCGATTGCTTTTAAGTCAGCTGTTTTTAGGTCAATATAATATTCTCCTGCTTGATGAGCCGACCAACTTCCTTGATATAGCTACAAAAGAGGCATTGGCAAACTTTATCCGAGGCTATGACGGCACTATTCTTTTTGTCTCCCATGATGACTATTTTGTGAAGCAAGTGGCTACAAGAATTATAGAGATAAAAGATACCGCATTAATTGAAGTATGA
- a CDS encoding GNAT family N-acetyltransferase, giving the protein MDINRNEIYFRKLKLEDFNAVVDWSRDEHFCEANGWQKNRDHMELFKWWERCVANQEKDMIRLGIEYKNRLIGYADLAEIKNNSAEIGIAIGDSTLWNVGIGTQMVKKLMDYANEQFGITTFYGETHETNHRSRKMMKKIGFTEESREGTELYIGKEVKLVQYKLFLKDR; this is encoded by the coding sequence ATGGATATTAATCGAAATGAAATTTACTTTAGAAAGTTGAAATTAGAAGACTTCAATGCTGTAGTTGATTGGAGTAGGGATGAGCATTTTTGTGAAGCAAATGGATGGCAGAAAAATAGAGATCATATGGAATTATTTAAATGGTGGGAACGTTGTGTAGCCAACCAAGAAAAAGATATGATCCGTTTGGGAATTGAATATAAAAATAGACTTATCGGTTATGCTGATTTAGCCGAAATTAAAAATAATAGTGCTGAAATTGGTATTGCTATAGGAGACAGTACTCTTTGGAATGTTGGTATTGGGACACAAATGGTAAAAAAATTAATGGATTATGCGAATGAACAATTCGGAATTACCACATTTTACGGAGAGACACACGAAACAAATCATCGCTCCAGAAAAATGATGAAGAAGATCGGATTCACTGAAGAGAGCCGTGAAGGAACTGAATTATACATAGGTAAAGAAGTTAAATTAGTACAATATAAGTTGTTTTTGAAAGATAGATAA
- a CDS encoding bile acid:sodium symporter family protein — MGVLQKIGKFAGNTFAIWVLAAAGLAIWIPEYFTWIGSYITILLGIVMFGMGMTLKLDDFKLILQHPKGVIIGIVSQFVIMPLLAFALAKVFNLPPEIAVGVILVGCCPGGTSSNVMTFLAKGNTALSVTITSFTTLLAPFVTPALIYLLASEWLPVSFMAMFMSVIKVVLIPIILGILAQFLFRPLVEKSVDILPTVSVVAIVMIVAAVVSGSRDKILETGLIIFAIVILHNGLGYLLGFLVAKLFKLKYDDQKAVSIEVGMQNSGLGAQLAMAHFDPVSAVPSAIFSFWHNISGPILATYWGSKANKKENNK; from the coding sequence ATGGGAGTTTTACAGAAGATAGGTAAGTTTGCAGGAAATACATTTGCGATTTGGGTACTCGCTGCAGCTGGTTTAGCGATTTGGATACCTGAATATTTCACATGGATTGGCAGTTACATCACCATATTATTAGGAATTGTCATGTTTGGTATGGGGATGACATTAAAATTAGATGATTTTAAATTAATTCTTCAACATCCGAAAGGTGTTATTATCGGGATCGTTTCCCAGTTTGTCATTATGCCGTTACTTGCATTTGCGTTAGCCAAAGTTTTCAATTTGCCACCTGAAATTGCAGTTGGGGTTATATTAGTAGGTTGTTGTCCAGGGGGTACGTCATCAAACGTTATGACATTCCTCGCAAAAGGAAATACGGCATTATCTGTTACGATTACCTCATTCACAACATTATTAGCACCTTTTGTAACACCTGCTCTAATCTACTTATTAGCAAGTGAATGGTTACCAGTTTCATTTATGGCCATGTTTATGTCAGTAATTAAAGTTGTGTTAATTCCGATTATTTTAGGGATTCTTGCACAGTTCTTATTTAGACCACTTGTAGAAAAAAGTGTTGATATTCTTCCTACAGTATCAGTTGTGGCAATCGTGATGATCGTTGCTGCTGTAGTAAGCGGAAGCCGCGATAAAATTTTAGAAACAGGATTAATCATTTTTGCCATTGTTATTTTACATAATGGTTTAGGTTACTTACTAGGATTTTTAGTAGCAAAACTATTTAAACTGAAATACGATGATCAAAAAGCAGTATCGATCGAAGTTGGGATGCAGAATTCAGGTTTAGGAGCGCAATTAGCGATGGCCCACTTCGACCCAGTATCAGCCGTTCCGAGTGCTATCTTCAGTTTCTGGCACAATATTTCGGGACCGATTCTTGCTACATATTGGGGATCAAAAGCGAATAAGAAGGAAAACAATAAATAG
- a CDS encoding LLM class flavin-dependent oxidoreductase: MEIGISTFAETTPDALTGETVSHAERLRQIVEEIKLADSVGLDVYGVGEHHREDYAASVPSVVLAAAAMQTKQIRLTSAVTVLSSDDPVRVFQQFATLDGLSNGRAEIMAGRGSFIESFPLFGNNLNDYDALFEEKLDLLLNLQENEIVSSTGHFRPSIPGSGIYPRPVQEKLPIWVASGGTPQSAIRAATLGLPLTLAIIGGSPLYFARIVQLYYDVAKKAGHDISKLRVASHSHGFIADTTELAAEQFFPSTAAAMTKLGRERGWAPYTREAFDEARSLEGALYVGDVDTVAKKIIYLYEHVGISRFFLHVPVGSMPHDQVLHAIELLGTKVAPIVREEVAKLKNR; the protein is encoded by the coding sequence ATGGAAATAGGTATTTCAACTTTTGCAGAAACTACACCGGATGCGTTAACAGGTGAAACAGTAAGTCATGCCGAGCGACTGCGACAAATCGTCGAAGAAATTAAGCTGGCGGATTCGGTAGGACTGGATGTGTATGGTGTCGGAGAACATCACCGCGAAGATTATGCAGCATCAGTTCCTTCTGTCGTACTCGCGGCAGCTGCTATGCAAACAAAACAAATTCGATTGACGAGCGCTGTAACGGTACTCTCATCTGACGATCCTGTACGTGTCTTCCAGCAATTCGCAACACTTGACGGACTATCGAACGGCCGCGCCGAAATTATGGCTGGACGCGGTTCATTCATTGAGTCCTTCCCGCTGTTCGGCAATAACTTGAATGATTATGATGCGCTTTTTGAAGAAAAACTCGATCTATTATTAAATCTTCAGGAAAATGAGATTGTGTCATCAACTGGCCATTTCCGTCCATCTATTCCAGGAAGCGGCATCTACCCGCGCCCTGTGCAGGAAAAATTACCGATTTGGGTGGCGAGCGGCGGTACACCACAATCTGCCATCCGTGCTGCCACATTGGGCTTGCCGTTAACATTGGCCATTATCGGAGGAAGTCCACTGTATTTCGCACGCATCGTTCAACTGTATTATGATGTAGCGAAAAAAGCAGGCCATGATATTTCGAAGCTGCGTGTCGCTTCCCATTCACATGGTTTTATTGCGGATACGACAGAACTTGCAGCAGAACAATTTTTCCCTTCAACAGCAGCGGCAATGACAAAACTTGGCCGTGAACGTGGATGGGCTCCGTACACACGCGAAGCATTTGATGAGGCCCGAAGCTTGGAAGGCGCTCTTTATGTAGGCGATGTTGACACGGTTGCTAAGAAAATCATTTATCTTTACGAACATGTCGGCATTTCAAGATTTTTCCTACATGTGCCGGTCGGTTCTATGCCGCACGACCAAGTGCTGCATGCCATCGAACTGTTAGGTACGAAAGTTGCACCAATTGTACGTGAGGAAGTAGCAAAATTAAAGAATAGATAA